One segment of Micromonospora parathelypteridis DNA contains the following:
- a CDS encoding ABC transporter substrate-binding protein gives MSSTLRVLTSALALALVGGSLAACGTDEPSTPSAGTSSSAAAAYPVTVTHKLGTTKLDKAPQRIVALSDADLDALLLLGIQPVGIGASVHDGGITPWAKPKLTGQPALLEPGENGVDAEQVAKLNPDLVLAGGDYYVDSEYKALSPLVPTTAYETGPFEDPWQITLRQVAKLVGKVEQGEQIIRDVEAKVAGVRTQYPALAGKTFSLSQAFEAGTIGVLRSPEDTGVKSFNSFGMELTPAVKALKSEDFAVTLSLEKIATIDADVVLVYPTEPQFKTALEANTLFKNLKAVRGGHYVPLDLVEFLSLRNPSPLSTPYFIDNVLPKVAAAAAAS, from the coding sequence GTGTCTTCCACACTCCGCGTCCTGACCTCTGCGCTCGCACTGGCGCTCGTTGGCGGCTCGCTCGCCGCCTGCGGCACCGACGAGCCGAGCACGCCGTCGGCCGGCACGTCGTCCTCGGCTGCCGCCGCTTACCCCGTGACCGTCACGCACAAGCTTGGCACCACGAAGCTGGACAAGGCTCCGCAGCGCATCGTGGCGCTCTCGGACGCCGATCTCGACGCCCTGTTGCTACTCGGCATCCAGCCGGTCGGTATTGGCGCCTCGGTGCACGACGGCGGCATCACGCCGTGGGCCAAGCCGAAGCTCACCGGCCAGCCGGCCCTCCTCGAGCCCGGCGAGAACGGTGTGGACGCCGAGCAGGTCGCGAAGCTGAACCCCGACCTCGTGCTGGCGGGTGGCGACTACTACGTCGACTCCGAGTACAAGGCCCTCTCCCCGCTGGTGCCGACCACCGCCTACGAGACCGGGCCGTTCGAGGACCCGTGGCAGATCACTCTGCGACAGGTGGCCAAGCTGGTGGGCAAGGTCGAGCAGGGTGAGCAGATCATCAGGGACGTGGAGGCGAAGGTCGCCGGCGTCCGGACCCAGTACCCGGCCCTGGCCGGCAAGACCTTCAGCCTCTCGCAGGCGTTCGAGGCCGGCACCATCGGAGTGCTCCGGTCACCCGAGGACACCGGCGTGAAGTCGTTCAACTCGTTCGGGATGGAGCTGACCCCGGCCGTGAAGGCGCTCAAGAGCGAGGACTTCGCGGTGACGTTGAGCCTGGAGAAGATCGCGACGATCGACGCCGACGTGGTGCTGGTCTACCCAACCGAGCCGCAGTTCAAGACAGCCCTGGAGGCCAACACGCTCTTCAAGAACCTGAAGGCCGTACGGGGCGGGCACTACGTGCCGCTGGACCTCGTCGAGTTTCTGTCGTTGCGTAACCCCAGCCCGCTGTCGACCCCGTACTTCATCGACAACGTGCTGCCGAAGGTCGCCGCCGCGGCCGCAGCGTCCTGA
- a CDS encoding siderophore-interacting protein, producing the protein MSSPVREIELVWHDLVPRLLTVVRAERITPRMARVTLTGDDLDTFAYAAPEDHVKVFFPAPGTELPLLPTLGPEGFEPPGPDAPQPIFRDYTVRYVRREQREIDIDFALHGHGPGASWAAAAAPGQRLGVLGPRGSYVNPLTFDWYLVAGDETALPALGAWLEQLPAGVPVYAFAEVADVAEEQDLARSAETTLTWLHRGAGQSLGAALTDFRAPQGAGFVWVAGEATALKPIRRHLRALGLPRDHVEVDGYWKRGIVNLDHHDVDA; encoded by the coding sequence ATGAGCTCCCCGGTACGAGAGATCGAACTCGTCTGGCACGATCTCGTCCCACGTCTGCTCACGGTGGTGCGCGCCGAGCGGATCACTCCGCGCATGGCCCGGGTCACGCTCACCGGGGACGACCTGGACACGTTCGCCTACGCCGCTCCGGAGGACCACGTGAAGGTCTTCTTCCCGGCCCCCGGCACGGAGTTGCCGCTGCTGCCGACGCTCGGCCCGGAGGGATTCGAGCCGCCCGGCCCCGATGCGCCGCAACCGATCTTCCGCGACTACACCGTCCGGTACGTTCGCCGGGAGCAGCGCGAGATCGACATTGACTTCGCGTTGCACGGGCACGGTCCCGGTGCGTCCTGGGCGGCCGCCGCCGCGCCCGGCCAGCGACTCGGCGTGCTGGGACCGCGCGGTTCGTACGTGAATCCGCTGACCTTCGACTGGTATCTCGTCGCCGGGGACGAGACCGCGCTGCCCGCGCTGGGCGCCTGGCTGGAGCAGTTGCCGGCCGGCGTGCCGGTGTACGCGTTCGCCGAGGTGGCAGACGTCGCCGAGGAACAGGACCTGGCGCGGTCCGCGGAGACCACGCTCACCTGGCTGCACCGCGGCGCGGGTCAGTCACTCGGCGCCGCGCTGACCGACTTCCGTGCTCCGCAGGGTGCCGGCTTCGTCTGGGTCGCCGGGGAGGCGACCGCGCTCAAGCCGATCCGGCGGCACCTGCGGGCGCTGGGCCTGCCGCGCGACCACGTCGAGGTGGACGGCTACTGGAAGCGCGGCATCGTCAACCTGGACCACCATGACGTCGACGCCTGA
- a CDS encoding anthrone oxygenase family protein, whose protein sequence is MNATLAAWSAAVTLAVTGAITGVYYAFSVAVMPGLNAADAGTAIRAMTSINQKIQNPLFFVTFFGPLVAATVTGVLLLILGKRTAGVLFLVAAGVYLVGAFIPTVVVNVPMNDTLDAAGVPTDPAEAVRVWASYSSRWTWWNSVRAGASLISLLLAGLGIFLSRMSR, encoded by the coding sequence ATGAACGCCACCCTGGCTGCCTGGTCGGCGGCGGTGACCCTGGCGGTGACGGGTGCGATCACCGGTGTCTACTACGCCTTTTCGGTAGCGGTGATGCCCGGTCTGAACGCCGCCGACGCCGGCACCGCGATCCGGGCCATGACGAGCATCAACCAGAAAATCCAGAATCCGCTCTTCTTCGTCACGTTCTTCGGCCCGCTCGTTGCCGCCACGGTGACCGGTGTGCTCCTGTTGATCCTCGGAAAGCGGACGGCGGGTGTGCTGTTCCTGGTGGCCGCGGGGGTGTACCTGGTGGGCGCGTTCATCCCGACGGTGGTCGTCAACGTGCCGATGAACGACACGCTCGACGCCGCGGGCGTGCCGACCGATCCTGCGGAGGCGGTCCGGGTGTGGGCTTCCTACTCGTCCCGCTGGACGTGGTGGAACTCGGTACGCGCCGGCGCGAGCCTGATCAGCCTGTTGCTGGCCGGTCTCGGCATCTTCCTCTCGCGCATGTCCCGATGA
- a CDS encoding ABC transporter ATP-binding protein: MNARLRGEGLRLAYGDLTVIDGLDVDIHDGRVTTIIGPNGCGKSTLLKALGRLLRPTSGQVLLDGNRIDRLPTREVARALGVLPQSPTAPDGLTVADLVMRGRHPHQSWFRQWSRDDETLAADALRWTDMLDYADRPVDALSGGQRQRAWISMALAQGTDLLLLDEPTTFLDLAHQIDVLDLIGRLHQERGRTVVMVLHDLSLAARYADVLIAMKDGRIVATGTPAEVLTPELLETVFGLRAMVVPDPATGTPLVVPLPRSAELRPRV, from the coding sequence ATGAACGCCCGGCTGCGCGGCGAGGGCCTGCGCCTCGCGTACGGGGATCTGACGGTGATCGACGGCCTCGACGTCGACATCCACGACGGCCGGGTGACCACCATCATCGGCCCGAACGGCTGCGGAAAGTCGACGCTGCTCAAGGCGCTCGGCCGGCTGCTCCGGCCGACGTCGGGGCAGGTGCTGCTGGATGGCAACCGGATCGACCGGCTGCCGACCCGGGAGGTGGCCCGCGCCCTCGGCGTCCTGCCACAGTCACCTACCGCGCCCGACGGGCTGACGGTCGCCGACCTCGTGATGCGCGGTCGCCATCCGCACCAGAGCTGGTTTCGCCAGTGGTCCCGCGACGACGAGACGCTGGCCGCCGACGCGCTGCGATGGACCGACATGCTCGACTACGCCGACCGCCCGGTCGATGCGCTCTCGGGTGGCCAGCGGCAGCGTGCCTGGATCAGCATGGCCCTGGCCCAGGGCACGGATCTGCTGCTGCTCGACGAGCCGACGACCTTCCTCGATCTGGCGCACCAGATCGACGTGCTCGATCTGATTGGTCGCCTGCACCAGGAGAGGGGCCGCACCGTCGTCATGGTCCTGCACGATCTGAGCCTCGCAGCGCGTTACGCCGACGTGCTCATCGCCATGAAGGACGGCCGGATCGTCGCGACCGGAACTCCGGCCGAGGTTCTCACCCCCGAGTTGCTGGAAACCGTCTTCGGCTTGCGGGCGATGGTGGTGCCCGACCCTGCCACCGGCACGCCTCTGGTCGTCCCCCTGCCCCGTTCGGCCGAGCTGCGTCCCCGGGTGTAG
- a CDS encoding FecCD family ABC transporter permease, whose product MTSTPDLALRSGRRRRVVGLLGLLLLAVVAVLLSLGLGAQTLHPGEVWRVLLSADGSDASALVWELRAPRTVLGVAVGLALGVAGALIQGHTRNPIADPGLLGVSAGASFAVVVAIAVFGVDSFGGYIWFAFAGALVTSVVVFAVGSGGRNGPTPVTLALAGMAIGALLFSFTSSILVTSPETLNVFRFWVVGSLAGRDLDTAWQVIPFIAVGLVLAAANAPALNTLGLGEDVARALGQSVPLARVVGVAAIMLLTGAATAACGPIGFVGLVVPHLARALTGPDHRWLLPFAGLLGVVAVLLADVAGRLVARPAEVQTGIVLAVAGAPFFIWLVRRVRLVQL is encoded by the coding sequence ATGACGTCGACGCCTGACCTGGCGTTGCGGTCGGGCCGGCGGCGTCGGGTCGTCGGCCTGCTCGGGCTGCTCCTGCTCGCCGTCGTGGCGGTGCTGCTCAGCCTCGGGCTGGGCGCGCAGACCCTGCACCCCGGCGAGGTGTGGCGTGTGCTGCTCAGCGCGGACGGTTCGGACGCCAGCGCCCTGGTCTGGGAACTGCGGGCGCCGCGTACCGTGCTGGGGGTGGCGGTCGGGCTCGCCCTCGGCGTGGCCGGCGCCCTGATCCAGGGCCACACCCGCAACCCGATCGCCGACCCGGGCCTGCTCGGCGTGTCGGCGGGTGCGTCGTTCGCCGTGGTCGTCGCCATCGCCGTGTTCGGTGTGGATTCGTTCGGCGGGTACATCTGGTTCGCCTTCGCCGGTGCGTTGGTCACCAGCGTCGTCGTCTTCGCCGTTGGCTCCGGAGGCCGCAACGGCCCCACGCCGGTGACCCTGGCGCTTGCCGGAATGGCGATCGGCGCGCTGCTCTTCTCCTTCACCTCGTCGATCCTGGTCACCTCTCCGGAGACGCTGAACGTGTTCCGCTTCTGGGTGGTCGGGTCGCTCGCCGGTCGGGACCTCGACACGGCCTGGCAGGTCATCCCGTTCATCGCGGTCGGCCTGGTGCTCGCCGCGGCGAACGCCCCCGCGCTCAACACGTTGGGGCTCGGCGAGGACGTTGCCCGGGCCCTCGGGCAGAGCGTTCCGCTGGCCCGGGTCGTCGGCGTCGCCGCGATCATGCTGCTCACCGGCGCCGCCACCGCGGCGTGCGGCCCCATCGGCTTCGTCGGCCTGGTGGTGCCGCACCTCGCCCGCGCCCTGACCGGCCCCGACCATCGCTGGCTGCTGCCGTTCGCCGGGCTGCTCGGGGTGGTCGCCGTGTTGCTCGCGGACGTGGCCGGACGGCTCGTGGCCCGGCCCGCCGAGGTGCAGACCGGCATCGTCCTGGCGGTGGCAGGCGCACCCTTCTTCATCTGGCTGGTCCGCCGGGTCAGACTGGTGCAGCTGTGA
- a CDS encoding FecCD family ABC transporter permease encodes MNDTLTRSTAAEPAGLALPGRTVIRIGPVSAAVPARGVAVTLVALLGAVALAVVSVCHGDFPITPPAVWEVLTGGGTRIERHIVLNLRLPRVLCALLVGAALAVAGALTQTFARNPLASPDVLGVTNGAAVGAVAAIVLGGAVGAYGVPLAALGGAAISATLIYLLAWRRGIDGYRLVLIGLGVGEILGGITSWLLIRADLVDATRATIWITGSLAGREWAHVRPLAAALAVLLPLAMAASVALRVLQFREDTARALGLRLQSAQLLVVALAAALAAAAVAAAGPIEFVAFLVPQVALRLCGGSRPPLLASALLGALLVVGADLAAQIVIAPKELPVGLLTAMIGTPYLLWLLLRRSRRTSG; translated from the coding sequence GTGAACGACACCCTCACCCGATCGACCGCAGCCGAGCCCGCCGGGCTGGCGCTACCCGGCCGGACCGTCATCCGGATCGGACCTGTGTCGGCCGCGGTGCCCGCCCGCGGCGTGGCCGTCACGCTGGTCGCCCTCCTCGGAGCCGTAGCGCTCGCCGTGGTCAGCGTGTGCCACGGCGACTTCCCGATCACCCCACCGGCCGTGTGGGAGGTGCTCACCGGCGGCGGCACCCGCATCGAGCGGCACATCGTGCTCAACCTCCGCCTGCCCCGGGTGCTGTGCGCGCTGCTGGTCGGCGCCGCCCTCGCGGTCGCCGGAGCGCTCACCCAGACCTTCGCCCGCAATCCGCTCGCCAGCCCCGACGTGCTCGGCGTGACCAACGGCGCCGCGGTCGGGGCGGTCGCCGCCATCGTGCTCGGCGGGGCAGTCGGCGCCTACGGCGTACCACTGGCCGCCCTCGGCGGCGCGGCGATCAGCGCGACCCTGATCTACCTGCTGGCCTGGCGCCGCGGTATCGATGGCTACCGGTTGGTGTTGATCGGGCTCGGCGTCGGCGAGATCCTCGGTGGGATCACCTCGTGGTTGCTTATCCGGGCCGATCTGGTCGACGCGACCCGCGCCACCATCTGGATCACCGGCTCTCTGGCCGGCCGCGAATGGGCGCACGTCCGGCCGCTCGCGGCGGCGCTGGCCGTGCTGTTGCCGCTCGCCATGGCCGCCTCGGTAGCGTTGCGGGTCCTGCAGTTCCGTGAGGACACCGCACGTGCGCTGGGTCTACGCCTGCAGAGCGCCCAACTCCTCGTCGTCGCCCTCGCGGCCGCGCTCGCCGCCGCCGCGGTGGCCGCCGCCGGTCCGATCGAGTTCGTGGCGTTCCTGGTGCCACAGGTCGCCCTACGCCTCTGCGGGGGCAGCCGACCGCCACTGCTCGCCTCGGCGCTGCTCGGCGCGCTGCTCGTCGTGGGCGCCGATCTGGCAGCCCAGATCGTGATCGCGCCGAAGGAGCTGCCCGTCGGCCTGCTCACCGCGATGATCGGCACCCCGTACCTGCTCTGGCTACTGCTCAGACGATCCAGGAGGACCAGCGGATGA